One segment of Shewanella piezotolerans WP3 DNA contains the following:
- a CDS encoding DUF3149 domain-containing protein has protein sequence MAFWLDLMFGNAIGLLSMIVIFSTIGIVSYLMWMFYTKSADPES, from the coding sequence ATGGCATTCTGGTTAGATTTGATGTTTGGCAACGCTATCGGCTTGCTATCAATGATCGTTATATTTAGTACGATAGGCATTGTTTCCTATCTAATGTGGATGTTCTATACCAAGTCTGCGGATCCTGAGAGTTAA
- a CDS encoding AIPR family protein: MELGAVLNTREDLLNSSKDDDGFVQQNLLIDEVMPLLLETKVVDSEDVNHTYYLSNDDKIKINGYTVNSTGERLQIFIVDDSYLSESNDDFYVSQRNNYEEQFKKAIRLVSSAIQNKLKNIQESEPIKPLVAKLGSEDGLTQFDVIEIFLVTLSATVSFRGEEPQLRTIHYKDNNKSFSHRVVGKKAQSKELLFIRRVVDLNYLANIYASQGRAEPLKVVFKDVIGKNIEVIKAADEADFESYLCVLDAPILADLYKRYSSQLLEKNVRSFLQFKGVNKGIKKTIKDDPEKFIAFNNGLTITATEAKTSYYKKSLYLESLDDFQIVNGGQTTASIYFSSKEGLDISNVKVVAKINIAKTSKSKDLDDLISKISEFSNSQSRVSKVDLRSRSPKLVQLKSLSESVLPPSGKKWFFERAKGDFNTQVRKSTNGQKLKNEFPPKKRFTKELLAKYYCAWGDAPHLVKKGGEKVFRMFIEDIEPEQGDGIDINREFYEQLIAKIILFRTMEEVYGQGKNAIGQLRSAAVPYAISAIYKWSNTTNDGTLLLQKIWKQECLSDGLIECLKELLFLMNELIKKYSLSDDYGEYSKKEELWVAVKGSSELKSFMASASTKAALNI, encoded by the coding sequence GTGGAATTAGGCGCAGTATTAAACACTAGAGAAGACTTATTAAACTCTAGCAAAGATGATGACGGTTTTGTACAACAAAATTTGTTGATTGATGAAGTTATGCCATTGTTATTAGAGACTAAAGTGGTTGACTCAGAAGATGTTAATCATACTTATTATCTTTCGAATGACGATAAAATTAAAATCAACGGGTATACGGTTAATAGCACTGGCGAGCGCTTACAAATATTTATAGTTGATGATAGTTACTTATCAGAAAGCAATGATGACTTCTATGTATCTCAACGAAATAACTATGAAGAACAGTTTAAAAAAGCTATCCGATTAGTTTCGTCTGCAATTCAAAATAAACTTAAAAATATCCAAGAATCTGAGCCTATTAAGCCACTAGTTGCTAAATTAGGAAGTGAAGACGGATTGACTCAATTTGATGTTATTGAAATATTTTTGGTAACTTTATCTGCTACCGTTTCTTTTAGAGGAGAAGAGCCTCAGTTACGTACTATTCATTATAAAGATAACAATAAAAGTTTCTCACATAGAGTTGTAGGTAAAAAAGCTCAATCAAAAGAACTTCTTTTCATCAGAAGAGTTGTTGATCTAAATTACTTGGCGAATATATATGCCTCACAAGGTAGGGCTGAGCCACTTAAAGTCGTTTTTAAAGATGTAATTGGCAAGAATATTGAGGTTATTAAAGCAGCTGATGAAGCGGATTTTGAATCTTACTTATGTGTTTTAGATGCACCTATTTTGGCCGATCTTTATAAAAGATATTCAAGTCAGCTATTGGAAAAGAATGTTCGTTCATTTTTACAGTTCAAAGGTGTTAACAAGGGGATTAAGAAAACTATTAAGGATGACCCAGAAAAGTTCATTGCCTTTAATAATGGTTTAACTATCACTGCTACAGAAGCAAAAACATCTTACTATAAAAAATCACTGTATCTAGAAAGCCTAGACGACTTTCAAATTGTAAATGGTGGCCAGACTACGGCTTCTATTTATTTTTCTAGTAAAGAAGGGTTGGATATTAGTAATGTAAAAGTAGTGGCTAAGATTAACATCGCTAAGACTAGTAAATCTAAGGATTTAGATGATCTAATTTCTAAAATAAGTGAGTTTTCAAATAGTCAATCTAGAGTATCTAAAGTAGACCTTCGATCTCGTAGTCCTAAATTAGTACAGTTAAAATCACTCAGCGAAAGTGTCCTGCCCCCATCAGGAAAGAAGTGGTTTTTTGAGCGAGCAAAAGGTGACTTCAATACTCAAGTTAGAAAAAGTACAAATGGTCAGAAATTAAAGAATGAATTTCCTCCTAAAAAACGCTTCACTAAAGAGTTACTCGCCAAATATTATTGTGCATGGGGAGATGCACCACATCTCGTTAAAAAAGGTGGAGAGAAAGTTTTTCGCATGTTTATTGAAGATATTGAGCCAGAACAGGGTGACGGCATAGATATCAACCGTGAATTCTATGAACAACTTATAGCCAAAATAATATTATTTAGAACTATGGAAGAAGTGTATGGCCAAGGAAAGAATGCTATTGGGCAGCTTCGTTCAGCGGCCGTACCATATGCTATATCTGCTATTTACAAGTGGTCTAATACTACTAATGATGGCACATTGCTTTTGCAAAAAATATGGAAACAGGAATGCTTAAGTGATGGACTCATAGAGTGTCTAAAAGAGCTGCTATTCCTTATGAATGAACTTATTAAAAAGTACTCTTTAAGTGACGATTATGGAGAGTATTCTAAAAAGGAAGAGTTATGGGTGGCAGTAAAAGGATCATCAGAGTTAAAGAGCTTCATGGCTTCAGCGAGTACAAAAGCAGCGCTCAATATTTAA
- a CDS encoding ATP-binding protein: MSNCMNVIDATPKADFLIKSIAEQGYTLEAAIADLIDNSVTANSNVIQVLIDSDIEPFQLFLADNGDGMSIDELIHNMQFPSSSPEGERAQLDLGRFGLGMKAASFSQTRKFTVLSRKQGEEDYYGLTWDVDHLVKTKKWEIVVNNQAEIDQLVSEFNKLNNEFNGQVSEFSPNTIVIWSGLYKFEKYLKEHNRKKALHREIVQNTTEHLGIVFHRFLENPEDPLTIRVNNSHIRSFNPFPEIKQSLRKLEFRQKDFGNDNIKLEGFILPSYSIKDSQQPDNAWTTPNKSLLDMEGVYIYRANRLIIYGGWNGLIRKAPRIQLARLRVDIGNKADHLLHLNVAKSQVMIPHDLIKAFKGYVEALTAEAEKEFYNRGIKKFDHNTSDKEAKFLRKIHSNKGPLLEMNYEFPLLNDLVDSCDSKQKAKLNLLVRMINTTINKIRDTHEDVPFYKCEETKSTSFVEDILNLREHGYSNDFIKKNLISELGIELKTLPTDILEMLE, from the coding sequence TTGTCTAACTGTATGAATGTAATTGATGCTACACCGAAGGCTGACTTTCTAATAAAGTCTATTGCTGAACAAGGATATACTCTTGAGGCTGCAATTGCTGACTTAATCGATAACTCTGTTACTGCTAACTCAAATGTAATCCAAGTCTTGATAGATTCTGACATCGAGCCATTTCAGCTGTTTCTTGCTGATAATGGCGATGGCATGTCTATTGATGAGCTTATCCATAACATGCAATTTCCAAGTTCGAGTCCAGAGGGAGAGAGAGCTCAGCTTGATTTAGGGCGATTTGGCCTTGGGATGAAGGCAGCTTCATTCTCTCAGACTCGGAAATTTACTGTATTGTCGAGAAAGCAAGGAGAAGAGGATTACTATGGCCTAACTTGGGATGTAGATCACTTAGTAAAAACCAAGAAGTGGGAGATAGTAGTTAATAACCAGGCTGAAATTGATCAACTTGTAAGTGAATTTAATAAGTTAAACAATGAATTTAACGGCCAAGTTTCAGAGTTTTCTCCGAATACGATAGTTATATGGTCAGGGCTTTATAAGTTTGAGAAATATCTTAAAGAGCACAATAGAAAAAAGGCATTACATAGAGAAATCGTTCAAAATACCACAGAGCATTTGGGGATTGTTTTCCATAGGTTTTTAGAAAACCCTGAAGACCCATTAACTATTAGAGTTAATAACTCCCATATTAGGTCGTTCAACCCATTTCCTGAAATTAAACAAAGCCTTAGGAAACTTGAGTTTAGGCAGAAAGACTTTGGTAACGACAATATAAAATTAGAAGGGTTTATTTTACCCTCATACAGTATTAAAGACTCACAACAACCAGATAATGCTTGGACAACACCCAATAAAAGCTTGTTAGATATGGAAGGTGTATATATCTATCGAGCAAATCGGTTGATAATTTATGGTGGTTGGAATGGCTTAATCAGAAAGGCTCCTAGAATCCAACTGGCTAGGTTAAGAGTTGATATAGGAAATAAAGCTGATCATTTACTTCATCTGAATGTAGCCAAATCTCAAGTCATGATCCCTCATGACCTAATTAAAGCTTTTAAAGGATATGTTGAAGCACTAACAGCTGAAGCTGAAAAGGAATTTTACAATAGGGGAATAAAGAAATTTGATCATAACACAAGTGATAAAGAAGCCAAATTTTTGCGAAAAATTCATTCTAACAAAGGCCCGTTGCTAGAGATGAATTATGAATTTCCGTTACTGAATGATTTGGTAGATTCATGTGACTCAAAACAAAAAGCTAAGTTAAATTTATTAGTTAGAATGATCAATACTACTATCAATAAAATTAGAGATACTCATGAAGACGTACCTTTTTATAAATGCGAAGAAACTAAAAGCACAAGTTTTGTTGAAGATATTTTGAACCTAAGGGAACATGGATATAGCAATGACTTTATTAAGAAAAACCTCATCAGTGAACTAGGTATAGAATTAAAAACGTTACCTACTGATATTCTTGAAATGCTGGAGTAA
- a CDS encoding DNA cytosine methyltransferase, whose amino-acid sequence METGEVLVIDLFAGPGGLGEGVSSVADGDGNKPFRIGVSVEKEPSAHKTLTTRAFYRKIKVLDGGLEDYFNYVRGKLTRDEIFELYPQQAQEAIYETLEEPRALGEDNDLIHSRIRELIITHQGPKVVIGGPPCQAYSLAGRSRNAGIKDYKAEDDHRNFLYKEYLKVLSIVQPDVFVMENVRGILSAKLNGNVMFPQILQDLRDPGLVTEVRGVAKYRVFSLVVEANDPSDPQYPDSSDFLIRSENYGVPQARHRVILLGVRQDIAHVPDTIHPMKQAVTVEQVLSDLPPLRSGLSKQKDIQKDWENQVQINAKKLERILKTRFESGAVDKLNLEPMLDLERQSSLVSELERIIPAHLEDWYLASHPGCVLNHATRGHMTSDLLRYAFSAAFTKLSGGTSPKARDYPLELAPDHENWDSGVHVDRFRTQAANKCATTVTSHISKDGHYFIHYDPKQCRSLTVREAARLQTFPDNYLFEGNRTQQYVQVGNAVPPYLAQQIGNIVMKLLE is encoded by the coding sequence ATGGAAACTGGTGAAGTTCTTGTAATCGACCTTTTTGCGGGGCCTGGCGGGCTTGGAGAGGGGGTATCTTCTGTAGCTGATGGCGATGGTAACAAACCGTTCAGGATTGGTGTATCAGTCGAGAAAGAGCCTTCGGCACATAAAACTTTAACAACGCGAGCCTTCTACAGAAAAATTAAAGTATTAGATGGCGGATTAGAAGACTACTTCAATTATGTTCGTGGAAAGTTAACTCGGGATGAAATTTTCGAGTTATACCCTCAACAAGCTCAAGAGGCTATTTACGAAACGTTAGAAGAGCCTAGGGCTCTGGGTGAAGATAACGATCTAATCCATTCACGCATTCGTGAATTAATTATAACTCATCAAGGCCCCAAAGTTGTCATTGGTGGGCCGCCATGCCAAGCATATTCTTTAGCTGGACGTTCTCGCAATGCGGGAATCAAAGACTATAAAGCAGAAGATGATCATAGAAATTTCCTATATAAGGAATACCTTAAAGTATTATCTATAGTACAACCCGATGTATTTGTTATGGAAAATGTACGTGGTATTCTGTCTGCCAAACTTAATGGCAACGTTATGTTTCCTCAGATATTGCAAGATTTGAGAGACCCTGGCCTAGTCACAGAAGTTAGGGGGGTGGCTAAATATAGAGTTTTTTCACTTGTTGTAGAGGCAAACGATCCAAGCGATCCTCAATATCCAGATTCTTCAGACTTTCTTATTCGTTCTGAAAACTATGGAGTCCCTCAAGCACGGCATCGTGTGATTTTGTTGGGAGTACGACAAGACATAGCCCATGTTCCTGATACCATTCATCCGATGAAGCAAGCTGTAACTGTTGAACAAGTGCTGTCTGATTTACCTCCATTAAGAAGTGGCTTATCTAAGCAGAAAGATATTCAAAAAGATTGGGAAAACCAAGTACAAATAAATGCTAAAAAGTTAGAACGTATTTTGAAAACGCGATTCGAGAGTGGTGCTGTTGATAAATTAAACCTTGAACCGATGCTAGATTTAGAGCGTCAAAGCTCTCTAGTGTCAGAACTTGAGCGGATTATACCGGCACATCTTGAAGACTGGTATTTGGCTAGTCATCCTGGTTGTGTGTTAAATCATGCGACTCGCGGACATATGACCTCTGATTTACTTCGCTATGCTTTTAGTGCTGCGTTTACCAAGTTAAGTGGTGGTACATCACCTAAAGCAAGAGATTACCCGTTAGAGTTAGCCCCTGATCATGAAAATTGGGATTCGGGGGTTCATGTAGATCGTTTCCGTACCCAAGCTGCAAACAAGTGCGCGACAACGGTAACTAGCCACATATCTAAAGATGGTCACTACTTTATTCACTATGATCCAAAGCAGTGTCGGAGTTTGACTGTTCGAGAAGCTGCAAGATTACAGACATTTCCTGATAACTATTTATTTGAAGGGAATAGAACACAGCAATATGTTCAGGTAGGTAATGCTGTGCCACCATATTTGGCGCAGCAGATTGGGAATATTGTTATGAAGTTACTTGAATAA
- a CDS encoding PD-(D/E)XK motif protein — protein sequence MELSDKWKLLESQEIDSGLSTIRFESGGPLEVFLAVDEKSSHAILIYLPSSFTPKFDALNNDNLELLFVKQGHYLQIKLLDSDFTSLFDDLIISLIDSIKNTANAEEASKNFITSYLKWSTFFTKTLDKKLSKERVIGLWGELSYLLKLIQVACSSVPIDNILKSWVGPLGASHDFEFSSSSIEVKTKPLNSRVIKISSEYQLENVDEKPLNLEVISVIESEHGLSLKDLFLKVKEHINKKSGDVTILLSALEKENLSEEGLSKYSSFLFARKMTETFDCDVDYFPKIKASGLHKAISTVKYNLDVRELQEFRVSQENY from the coding sequence ATGGAGTTAAGTGATAAATGGAAACTATTAGAATCTCAAGAGATTGATTCTGGTTTAAGCACAATCAGATTTGAGTCTGGTGGGCCGTTAGAGGTTTTTTTGGCTGTTGACGAAAAATCGAGTCATGCGATATTAATTTATCTTCCTTCCTCATTTACTCCTAAATTTGATGCTCTAAATAACGATAACTTAGAGTTGCTTTTTGTCAAGCAAGGGCATTATCTCCAAATTAAATTATTAGACTCAGACTTTACATCATTGTTCGATGACCTAATTATTTCTTTAATTGATTCAATAAAAAACACCGCTAACGCAGAAGAAGCATCTAAAAACTTCATAACTAGCTATTTAAAGTGGAGTACATTTTTTACAAAAACTTTAGATAAAAAACTGAGTAAAGAGAGAGTAATAGGGCTCTGGGGGGAATTGAGTTATTTACTAAAACTAATTCAAGTCGCATGTTCAAGTGTTCCGATCGATAACATTTTAAAATCGTGGGTAGGACCACTTGGTGCATCACATGATTTTGAGTTTTCCAGCTCCTCAATTGAAGTAAAGACCAAGCCATTAAATTCTAGGGTGATAAAAATATCTAGTGAATACCAACTCGAGAATGTTGATGAAAAACCTCTCAATTTAGAAGTCATCTCTGTTATAGAATCGGAACATGGCTTATCGCTCAAAGATTTATTCCTGAAAGTTAAGGAGCATATAAATAAGAAAAGTGGAGATGTCACTATACTTTTATCTGCTTTAGAAAAGGAAAATCTTAGTGAGGAAGGTCTGTCAAAGTATTCAAGTTTTTTGTTTGCTAGAAAGATGACAGAAACCTTTGATTGTGATGTTGATTACTTCCCCAAAATTAAAGCCTCTGGGTTACATAAGGCTATTTCGACAGTTAAATACAATTTAGATGTTAGAGAATTACAAGAGTTTAGAGTTTCACAGGAGAACTATTAG
- a CDS encoding superinfection exclusion B family protein: MQKINLNALSFTGKSIKKLIFNAMLWLSLACTALLFSPVNFLASINLAEFSEQYANLIGLGLIISAAYLLTQILNYFLDEAIGYLSDKRSVEVIEEKVKLLDPTERALLREFFLQGETILTLPEAEQAVKSLSKTGILEHLGNQKHYAIQGSTADFKISMRAREYLNRQVLRFPVGEPSPEEMKNLIKARPQFINSFVTPRKHAA, from the coding sequence ATGCAAAAAATTAACCTCAATGCACTTTCTTTTACTGGTAAATCAATTAAAAAATTGATCTTTAATGCAATGCTGTGGCTTTCTTTGGCATGTACAGCGTTACTATTCTCGCCAGTTAACTTTCTTGCCTCAATTAACCTTGCTGAATTTTCCGAGCAATATGCCAATTTAATCGGTTTAGGTTTGATCATTAGTGCCGCGTATTTATTGACGCAGATCCTCAACTACTTCCTTGATGAAGCCATCGGTTATTTAAGTGATAAACGTTCAGTTGAAGTGATCGAAGAGAAGGTGAAACTGTTAGACCCTACCGAACGTGCTTTGCTAAGGGAGTTCTTTTTACAAGGAGAAACAATTCTAACGCTACCTGAAGCTGAGCAAGCTGTAAAAAGTCTGTCTAAAACGGGAATATTGGAACATCTTGGTAATCAAAAGCATTATGCGATTCAAGGTTCTACCGCAGACTTCAAAATATCCATGCGTGCTCGTGAGTATTTAAATCGTCAAGTGCTGCGCTTTCCAGTTGGAGAGCCTAGTCCTGAAGAGATGAAAAACCTGATTAAAGCTCGTCCGCAGTTTATCAATAGTTTTGTTACACCGCGCAAGCACGCAGCTTAA
- the tcdA gene encoding tRNA cyclic N6-threonylcarbamoyladenosine(37) synthase TcdA, with protein sequence MSDAYLNRFAGIGRLYGQQALHDFAQSHVVVVGIGGVGTWVAESLARSGIGQITLIDLDDICVTNTNRQAHALKETIGESKVEVMAQRLKQINPECTVNEIEDFITVDNLAAYFQGKKAGGDLDYVVDCIDAVKPKTALIAWCKRQKLPIITVGGAGGQSDPTQVQVTDLAKTYQDPLLAKVRNLLRREYNFSKNVARRFGIEAVFSTEQLVYPQVDGSVCNTKSSADGSMRMDCASGFGAVTVVTGTFSFVAVSRVLTKLAAKAQRSES encoded by the coding sequence TTGTCAGACGCCTACCTGAATCGTTTTGCTGGTATCGGTCGTTTATACGGTCAACAAGCACTGCATGACTTTGCCCAATCACATGTCGTTGTGGTTGGAATTGGTGGCGTTGGCACCTGGGTGGCGGAATCTTTAGCGAGAAGCGGCATAGGTCAAATCACTTTAATCGATCTCGATGATATCTGCGTGACTAACACCAACCGTCAAGCCCATGCGTTAAAAGAGACGATTGGTGAGTCTAAAGTTGAGGTTATGGCGCAGCGATTAAAGCAAATTAATCCAGAATGTACAGTGAATGAGATTGAAGATTTTATTACCGTAGATAACTTGGCTGCATATTTTCAAGGTAAGAAAGCGGGTGGCGATCTGGACTATGTTGTTGATTGTATCGATGCGGTAAAACCAAAGACCGCGTTAATCGCTTGGTGTAAACGTCAAAAACTACCCATTATTACTGTCGGAGGGGCGGGGGGACAGAGCGATCCTACCCAAGTACAAGTCACCGATTTGGCGAAAACGTACCAAGATCCTTTACTTGCTAAAGTGCGCAATTTGCTAAGACGTGAGTATAATTTTTCTAAAAATGTCGCCCGACGATTTGGTATTGAAGCCGTCTTTTCGACTGAGCAGTTAGTCTATCCACAGGTCGATGGTTCGGTGTGTAATACTAAGTCCAGCGCCGATGGTAGCATGCGTATGGATTGTGCCTCTGGCTTTGGTGCGGTAACGGTAGTGACTGGCACCTTTAGCTTTGTTGCGGTTAGTCGAGTATTGACCAAGCTTGCAGCTAAAGCACAACGTAGTGAGTCGTAG
- a CDS encoding Z1 domain-containing protein: MDNYRFKYQDAIKDKIKEHLKTASFESLEQVRLELADRIFSSLAIVAEHLNWPNIDRETFESYFEVVRKEVQSNHVTTIKAPNLLSKNKSTWLNNSRENEITWNYTERYLEYLRGQGRADTVVEEIKNSSYKILSKLADPKSQSATFVKGLVDGDVQSGKTGNFNAVINRALDSGYKLIIVLSGIMDDLRSQTQARIDKDVIGDGKGVGLRQAFGHQGDESVFQVVSITSEDEDFSRPLANADFSLNQTNIMVCKKNVSILKNILLWLKDNLPKDATKHNLPLLIIDDEADNASLNNEGHKGQNYASKINGHIRAILGIFHKKSYLGYTATPFANVIQDRNSASEEMWSVLEIKKEGSKKKIKENTEHLFDQVDNLFPDDFIFLLDTPTNYIGAHRIFETLQPSKKLPVVFDIDDYTADFPSRVTEDGDDVIGVERFDNKQDWENKVGKFGHYLDFASFSEYKKGTRASKSVDNFPIDLPNSIKDAVMCFVLGIAVRETRRKDLILSKVYQPHNTMLVHISRFTSWQNKSSKLINDFYIDIETRLKMDKPNGANSIYRKFEKVWSDYCAEIVGSIHSHLPENYIDDYMQPVSFDSISPLLVDAVSNIEVLALNSTTGKDLKYQDEKPRKVIAIGGNRLSRGFTLEGLTVSYFVRSTNYSDSLLQMGRWFGYRPGYLDCCKLFTSRDLISKYDSTSLCIDELKEEFKKMDQKGTPRDFELRVRKHPGVLQITRPTILKNTTSIKWSYQDSLVMTTELDITKEKISRVWADFKGIVSPLFSAAKINESLLTTTVSSKELIKIIELNNNFDEARNNLIKQYVNKCVEKNLLTSWTIAIKLTGSASKYSGLGILTSDDTGLPEDVQLAIRTGPAQEKGNHFYDEFIKDQRFKPTGSSANIMSGGTDMKVALEEDQILLAEKEFIIQKVFEILKDDPNISEEEALIKAQRKTKPERIYREKLTQNQGVLIFYLFDPHYVFNQVPGKVDTNIQRLLKERGQLLNEPLVGMAMGFPPISRKLDPCGEYVKGDYDLEIPDEDQDEASDELLPTDAEI, translated from the coding sequence ATGGATAACTATCGTTTTAAATACCAAGATGCAATCAAAGATAAAATTAAAGAGCACTTAAAAACAGCAAGTTTTGAATCTTTAGAGCAAGTACGTTTAGAATTGGCTGATAGAATATTTTCTAGTTTAGCAATTGTTGCTGAGCATTTAAATTGGCCAAATATAGATAGAGAAACCTTTGAAAGTTACTTTGAAGTTGTTAGAAAAGAGGTTCAATCAAATCATGTCACAACAATAAAAGCCCCCAACCTTTTATCAAAGAATAAATCAACTTGGCTAAATAATTCTAGAGAAAATGAAATTACATGGAATTATACTGAAAGGTACTTAGAGTATTTGCGTGGACAAGGACGTGCAGATACAGTAGTAGAAGAAATTAAAAACTCGAGCTATAAAATTTTAAGTAAATTGGCGGATCCTAAGAGTCAATCGGCTACTTTTGTTAAAGGTCTTGTCGATGGTGATGTGCAGTCAGGTAAAACAGGGAATTTTAATGCTGTAATCAATAGAGCGCTAGACTCTGGTTATAAGCTGATTATTGTTTTATCAGGAATTATGGATGATCTCAGGTCACAAACACAAGCCCGGATAGACAAAGACGTAATTGGTGATGGTAAAGGTGTTGGTCTTAGACAAGCTTTTGGCCATCAAGGTGATGAAAGTGTTTTCCAAGTTGTTTCAATTACATCTGAAGACGAAGACTTTAGCAGACCTTTAGCTAATGCTGACTTCTCCTTAAATCAAACCAATATCATGGTTTGTAAAAAAAACGTCAGCATATTGAAAAATATCTTACTTTGGCTAAAAGACAACTTGCCTAAAGATGCAACTAAGCACAACCTGCCTTTATTAATTATTGATGATGAAGCTGACAATGCTTCGCTTAATAATGAGGGGCATAAAGGTCAAAATTATGCGTCAAAAATTAATGGTCACATTAGAGCAATATTAGGTATCTTTCATAAAAAGTCTTATTTGGGATACACAGCAACTCCATTCGCTAATGTCATTCAAGATAGAAATTCTGCATCAGAAGAAATGTGGAGTGTCCTTGAAATAAAAAAGGAAGGCTCAAAGAAAAAAATAAAGGAAAATACAGAACATTTATTCGATCAAGTCGATAATCTATTTCCTGATGACTTTATATTTCTTTTAGATACCCCCACCAATTACATAGGTGCTCATCGAATTTTTGAAACGCTACAACCAAGCAAAAAACTTCCGGTTGTATTTGATATTGATGACTATACAGCAGACTTTCCAAGTCGAGTAACGGAAGATGGTGATGACGTAATTGGTGTTGAACGATTTGACAATAAACAAGACTGGGAAAATAAAGTAGGCAAGTTTGGTCATTATTTAGACTTTGCTTCATTTAGTGAATATAAAAAGGGCACTCGAGCCTCCAAGTCTGTCGATAATTTCCCAATTGATTTACCTAACAGTATCAAAGATGCTGTGATGTGCTTTGTTCTTGGTATTGCGGTTAGAGAAACTAGACGAAAAGACCTTATTCTCTCTAAAGTATACCAACCTCATAATACTATGCTTGTGCATATTTCAAGATTCACTTCATGGCAAAATAAATCTAGTAAGCTAATTAATGATTTTTATATCGATATCGAGACTAGGTTAAAAATGGATAAGCCAAATGGCGCAAATTCTATCTATCGAAAATTTGAAAAGGTTTGGTCTGACTATTGCGCTGAAATTGTCGGTTCTATTCATAGTCATTTACCTGAAAATTATATTGATGACTACATGCAGCCAGTCTCGTTTGATTCTATAAGCCCCTTATTGGTGGATGCGGTGTCAAATATTGAAGTTCTGGCATTAAACAGCACTACAGGAAAAGATCTTAAATACCAAGATGAAAAACCTCGCAAAGTTATCGCTATTGGGGGGAATAGATTATCTAGAGGCTTTACTCTTGAAGGCTTAACGGTTAGCTATTTTGTACGTTCGACAAACTATTCAGACTCTCTCCTGCAAATGGGTCGATGGTTTGGTTATCGACCAGGCTATTTAGACTGCTGCAAATTATTTACATCTAGGGATTTAATTTCTAAATATGATTCAACATCTTTATGTATTGATGAGTTAAAAGAAGAATTCAAAAAGATGGATCAAAAGGGAACTCCAAGAGATTTTGAATTAAGGGTTAGAAAGCACCCTGGAGTTTTACAGATTACCCGTCCAACTATTTTGAAAAATACAACAAGCATAAAATGGTCGTACCAAGACTCTCTAGTAATGACAACAGAGCTTGATATTACTAAAGAAAAAATTAGTAGAGTATGGGCTGATTTTAAAGGCATTGTTTCTCCTTTGTTTTCTGCTGCCAAGATAAATGAATCATTACTTACTACCACAGTATCTTCTAAAGAGCTCATCAAAATCATTGAATTAAATAACAATTTTGATGAGGCTAGAAATAATCTGATAAAACAATACGTAAATAAGTGTGTTGAAAAAAACTTACTAACATCTTGGACCATAGCAATTAAATTGACAGGTTCAGCTTCTAAATATAGTGGTTTAGGAATACTCACCTCTGATGACACAGGCTTACCTGAAGATGTTCAATTAGCGATTCGAACAGGGCCTGCTCAAGAGAAAGGCAATCATTTTTATGATGAGTTCATAAAAGATCAGAGATTTAAACCTACTGGTTCATCTGCGAATATAATGAGCGGAGGAACAGATATGAAGGTTGCTCTTGAAGAGGACCAAATACTTTTAGCTGAAAAAGAATTTATCATTCAAAAAGTGTTTGAAATTTTAAAAGATGACCCAAATATAAGCGAAGAAGAGGCTCTAATAAAAGCTCAACGAAAAACCAAACCGGAAAGAATATATCGAGAAAAGCTAACTCAAAACCAAGGTGTGCTTATATTTTATTTATTTGATCCCCACTACGTTTTCAATCAAGTTCCTGGCAAAGTAGACACTAATATTCAAAGGCTATTGAAAGAAAGAGGCCAATTACTTAATGAACCATTGGTTGGCATGGCAATGGGTTTCCCTCCAATATCAAGAAAGCTAGACCCTTGTGGAGAGTATGTTAAAGGTGATTATGATCTAGAAATACCAGATGAAGATCAAGATGAAGCTTCGGATGAATTATTACCAACAGACGCGGAGATATAA